The following are from one region of the Paenibacillus sp. JZ16 genome:
- a CDS encoding extracellular solute-binding protein, producing MGTNHAKRRHRFKLAGVIMLAAILLLSLAGCSGGKKEDAKTDAETAFNKEGLPIVNEPITLDVLTVRWGNMGDTFLQNQWLKDLEKETNVKINWQIMSSNDWGEQKSIMLASGTLPDIIFGDIVFSDSDIVNNLSYFRPLDDYIDQYMPNLKAALEETPEMKKMSTFPDGKIYSLPARLPSRPKASIQPIINKTWLDQLGLDIPDNTDELYEVFKAFKEGDPNGNGKADEIPVSGSGNISIDLLNPFGITDINGNSMMVIDNEPVFYPVTENYKEAIKWAHKLYAEGLIDQEIFTQDSTMSTAKHQNPDAALIGFSNQWVPDAVFGKWKDQYIAIPSIAGPDGKRYQGGEPQGMSLRRNEFLITTSNKYPEISARWADQFYTNEASIQNFWGAIGTVIQKNDDGTFTLMSPPEGTSADAWYWEQSVRDFGPKYVSPSFEKNIILDETTGDGLKLVIDKLGSDYVTTPFPNVMYSAEEFQELPTLTTDIDGYVGTTRAKWISEGNIDAEWDAYVKKLNDMGLERLVQIRKEAYQRYISVK from the coding sequence ATGGGAACAAACCATGCAAAGAGGAGACATCGCTTCAAACTGGCTGGCGTCATCATGCTGGCCGCAATCCTGCTGTTGAGCCTGGCGGGCTGCAGCGGCGGCAAGAAGGAGGACGCCAAGACGGATGCCGAAACCGCGTTTAACAAAGAAGGCCTGCCGATTGTCAATGAGCCGATAACGCTGGACGTGCTGACCGTTCGCTGGGGCAACATGGGGGATACGTTCCTTCAGAACCAGTGGCTCAAGGATTTGGAGAAGGAGACGAATGTCAAAATCAATTGGCAAATCATGTCTTCCAATGATTGGGGCGAACAAAAGTCGATCATGCTGGCGAGCGGTACGCTGCCGGATATTATTTTCGGCGATATCGTATTCAGCGATTCCGACATCGTGAACAACCTGTCTTATTTCCGTCCGCTCGACGACTATATCGATCAATACATGCCAAACCTGAAAGCGGCACTGGAAGAAACACCCGAAATGAAGAAGATGAGCACATTCCCGGATGGTAAAATCTACTCTTTGCCGGCGCGGCTGCCGTCAAGGCCGAAAGCATCGATCCAGCCGATTATCAACAAAACATGGCTGGATCAGCTCGGCCTTGATATTCCGGACAACACAGACGAGCTGTACGAGGTATTCAAAGCGTTCAAAGAAGGAGATCCGAACGGCAACGGCAAGGCCGACGAAATTCCGGTCAGCGGATCGGGGAACATCAGCATCGATCTGTTGAACCCGTTCGGCATTACGGACATCAACGGAAACAGCATGATGGTCATCGATAACGAGCCCGTGTTCTACCCGGTCACGGAGAATTATAAAGAAGCGATCAAGTGGGCGCATAAGCTGTACGCCGAGGGCCTCATAGACCAAGAGATCTTTACGCAGGACAGCACCATGTCCACGGCGAAGCATCAGAACCCGGATGCGGCGCTGATCGGCTTCTCGAACCAGTGGGTGCCGGACGCGGTGTTCGGGAAGTGGAAGGATCAATATATTGCGATTCCGTCCATCGCCGGACCTGACGGAAAAAGGTATCAGGGCGGCGAGCCGCAGGGCATGAGCCTCCGCAGAAACGAATTCCTCATTACCACGTCGAACAAGTACCCGGAAATTTCGGCTCGTTGGGCGGACCAGTTCTATACCAATGAAGCGAGCATCCAAAATTTCTGGGGAGCCATCGGCACGGTGATTCAGAAGAACGACGACGGAACGTTTACGCTGATGAGTCCGCCGGAGGGAACGAGTGCGGATGCCTGGTATTGGGAGCAATCCGTAAGGGATTTTGGACCGAAGTACGTAAGCCCGAGCTTCGAGAAAAACATCATTCTGGATGAGACCACGGGCGATGGCTTGAAGCTGGTCATCGACAAGCTGGGCAGCGATTACGTAACGACGCCGTTCCCGAACGTCATGTACAGCGCCGAAGAATTCCAGGAGCTGCCTACGCTGACAACGGATATCGATGGTTATGTCGGCACGACCCGCGCGAAGTGGATATCCGAAGGCAATATCGATGCGGAATGGGATGCGTACGTCAAGAAGCTGAACGATATGGGTCTTGAGCGGCTGGTACAAATCCGCAAGGAAGCCTATCAGCGGTATATCAGCGTCAAATAG
- a CDS encoding Crp/Fnr family transcriptional regulator gives MKPELNDKQITDIFPYLKVVQPEEWIQANPFTKHFEAKSRIFQREDAAIYGMFLISGSARITIIHEDGNESVLNILSAGEVCSLLVLSGLSGQDYPGTLIAESKVEVLYVLKNSFLRWLQVYEPIRSAIFGGLLDGTLRMANMLQERQTLPLEQRLARTLLRISSDEHPLVRTTHQELADDIGSVREVVSRTLGQFQKKGWLETGRGWVKIIDRACLTEAAL, from the coding sequence ATGAAGCCTGAATTGAATGATAAGCAGATAACCGACATTTTCCCTTATTTGAAAGTCGTACAACCGGAAGAATGGATTCAAGCTAATCCGTTTACCAAACATTTTGAAGCCAAATCGAGAATCTTTCAACGAGAGGATGCCGCGATCTATGGCATGTTCCTCATCAGCGGATCGGCACGTATCACGATCATCCACGAAGATGGCAACGAATCGGTATTAAACATTCTATCAGCCGGAGAAGTCTGTTCGCTCCTCGTACTTAGCGGGCTAAGCGGGCAGGACTATCCGGGCACTCTGATTGCCGAGTCCAAGGTCGAGGTCTTGTATGTGCTGAAAAACAGCTTCCTCCGCTGGCTGCAGGTGTATGAACCCATCCGCAGCGCTATTTTTGGCGGTCTGCTTGATGGAACACTGCGGATGGCAAACATGCTGCAGGAGAGACAGACATTACCGCTGGAGCAGCGCCTTGCCAGGACCCTGCTGCGCATCAGCTCGGATGAACATCCACTAGTGCGCACAACCCACCAAGAGCTTGCGGATGACATTGGCTCCGTAAGAGAGGTCGTTTCCCGTACGCTGGGCCAGTTCCAAAAGAAAGGATGGCTGGAGACAGGAAGAGGCTGGGTGAAAATAATCGACCGGGCCTGTCTAACAGAAGCTGCTCTGTGA
- a CDS encoding carbohydrate ABC transporter permease produces MGVVEIKEKTAPRRRNTRSSDRVLEIGLYVFAVLMLIVLIYPLYFIIIASFSEPAAVANGQVWLWPKDFTLAGYQELLKHSNIWIGYRNTIVYTIVGTAIGLVVNISAAYALSRKDLVGRKYISLLFIFTMFFNGGLIPTFMTIRDFQLYDTFLVMVLPFSVAAFNIIVARTFFQSSIPEDLWEAAQLDGCGNLRYFVTIVIPLSKAVISVIALWTAVGHWNSYFNALIYLKDTNLYPLQLILRNILVTNQMQSAMGTGEAAAIALRLANIMRYAVIIVATVPIMCIYPFVQKYFNQGVMIGAVKS; encoded by the coding sequence ATGGGCGTTGTGGAAATAAAAGAGAAGACAGCGCCAAGGCGGAGGAATACCCGATCTTCCGACAGGGTGCTGGAGATCGGCCTGTATGTATTCGCTGTCTTGATGCTGATCGTGTTGATTTACCCGCTGTACTTCATCATCATTGCTTCGTTCAGCGAGCCGGCCGCGGTTGCGAATGGACAGGTATGGCTGTGGCCCAAGGATTTTACGCTGGCAGGCTATCAAGAATTGCTGAAGCACTCTAATATATGGATTGGGTACCGAAATACGATTGTGTATACGATTGTAGGTACCGCCATCGGCTTGGTGGTTAACATATCGGCAGCTTACGCGCTCTCGCGAAAAGACCTCGTAGGCCGCAAGTATATATCGCTGCTCTTTATTTTTACGATGTTTTTTAATGGCGGTTTGATTCCGACTTTTATGACGATCCGCGATTTTCAGTTGTACGATACGTTTCTTGTTATGGTGCTGCCGTTTTCGGTAGCCGCCTTTAACATCATTGTGGCACGGACTTTTTTCCAGAGCAGCATTCCGGAGGATTTATGGGAGGCGGCCCAGCTTGATGGCTGCGGAAATCTGAGATATTTCGTGACCATCGTGATTCCGCTTTCGAAAGCGGTCATCTCGGTCATTGCCTTGTGGACGGCCGTGGGTCATTGGAACTCCTATTTCAATGCCCTGATCTATTTAAAAGATACGAACCTGTACCCGCTGCAGCTCATCCTGCGAAATATTCTGGTCACCAACCAGATGCAGTCCGCCATGGGTACCGGAGAAGCCGCGGCCATTGCGCTGCGACTCGCCAATATTATGCGTTATGCAGTCATTATCGTCGCAACGGTGCCGATCATGTGCATCTACCCGTTTGTACAGAAGTATTTCAATCAGGGGGTGATGATCGGAGCCGTGAAGTCGTAA
- a CDS encoding Gfo/Idh/MocA family protein yields the protein MMNQFRIGLIGLGGMAQEHIRWMNAENVYQFVAVSDVNGEAVARVGDQLGIEDGKRYADFKDLIEDPDVDAVISVTPNNVHADIIRACLQAGKPFLAEKPFTRVFEEAIPLLELYEKQPVQAMIGFTYRYTPAFRYARELVRTGKLGTIRHFSIQYLQGFGVPSQQVPYMWRYNKAVTGTGTLGDLGSHMIDMARFLFGEFEEITAQLHTIIPERRDPVTGAMAKIEVDDFASFQARMTDGMMGVFQTSRNAFGSGNQHEVSIYGDHGTVHASTLDPERVIWIREEEPGQLAKTTMEVPQHCKVKQYADFAGLLRGTPADGIPEFMDGYRNQEVLDAVVRAHETKAVVELRNHGQRIQSKS from the coding sequence ATGATGAATCAATTTCGAATCGGATTAATTGGATTGGGCGGGATGGCGCAGGAGCACATCCGCTGGATGAATGCAGAGAATGTCTATCAGTTCGTGGCCGTGAGCGACGTCAATGGAGAAGCGGTGGCCCGAGTAGGCGATCAGCTGGGAATTGAGGATGGCAAGCGATATGCAGATTTTAAGGATTTAATTGAAGATCCGGACGTCGATGCCGTCATTTCGGTTACGCCTAACAACGTGCACGCGGATATTATTAGAGCATGCCTGCAAGCGGGCAAACCTTTTTTGGCGGAAAAACCATTTACGCGGGTGTTCGAAGAAGCAATCCCGTTGCTGGAGCTCTACGAGAAACAGCCGGTTCAGGCCATGATAGGCTTTACATACCGTTACACGCCGGCTTTTCGTTATGCCAGGGAACTTGTCCGAACGGGCAAACTCGGGACGATCCGTCACTTCTCCATTCAGTATTTGCAAGGGTTTGGCGTGCCGAGCCAGCAGGTTCCCTACATGTGGAGATATAACAAAGCCGTCACGGGAACGGGGACGCTTGGAGATCTGGGATCGCATATGATCGATATGGCCCGATTTCTGTTTGGTGAATTTGAAGAAATTACGGCCCAGCTGCATACCATCATTCCGGAACGCAGGGACCCGGTAACGGGAGCGATGGCCAAGATCGAAGTCGATGATTTTGCCAGCTTCCAGGCTCGGATGACAGATGGCATGATGGGCGTATTCCAGACGTCGCGCAATGCCTTCGGTTCAGGCAATCAGCATGAAGTATCCATTTACGGCGACCACGGCACGGTCCACGCCAGCACATTGGATCCGGAACGGGTGATATGGATTCGCGAAGAAGAGCCCGGGCAGCTCGCGAAAACGACAATGGAGGTGCCGCAGCATTGCAAAGTCAAGCAGTATGCCGATTTTGCCGGGCTATTACGGGGAACGCCTGCCGACGGGATCCCAGAGTTTATGGACGGGTACCGGAATCAAGAGGTGCTGGATGCAGTCGTTAGGGCACATGAGACCAAAGCGGTGGTAGAGCTTCGGAATCATGGCCAACGGATCCAGAGCAAGTCATAA
- a CDS encoding peroxiredoxin family protein, translating into MNNMLQPGDYAPLFQSVDQNGNMVSLEDYRGRKLLLAFFRNAACALCNLRVHQFIQRYPLWQQQHLNVICVFESPDAALQQHVGQQNAPFPLIADPNAELYSLYGVETSVAKTQATLAQPNVHQFTDEAEAAGFKLTPEEGSNFNRIPAEFVLDEDGILRIAYYGRLITDHLPYETIERYAGGTQLP; encoded by the coding sequence ATGAACAACATGCTTCAACCCGGAGATTATGCTCCATTATTCCAAAGCGTAGATCAAAATGGAAATATGGTTTCACTGGAAGATTATCGCGGACGTAAATTACTTCTCGCCTTTTTCCGCAACGCTGCCTGTGCCCTATGCAATCTGAGGGTGCACCAGTTTATTCAGCGATATCCTCTGTGGCAGCAGCAGCATCTGAATGTCATTTGCGTTTTTGAATCACCGGATGCAGCACTTCAGCAGCATGTCGGTCAGCAAAATGCGCCGTTTCCACTTATTGCCGATCCGAATGCGGAGCTCTACTCTCTCTATGGGGTCGAGACCTCGGTAGCCAAGACACAAGCCACCTTAGCTCAACCGAATGTGCATCAGTTCACGGATGAAGCAGAAGCGGCAGGTTTCAAGCTGACGCCGGAAGAAGGTTCAAATTTCAATCGGATTCCGGCAGAGTTTGTGTTGGACGAGGACGGCATCCTACGAATCGCGTATTACGGTCGCCTGATTACCGATCATCTGCCTTACGAAACCATTGAACGTTATGCTGGCGGAACACAGCTTCCTTAG